In one Mucilaginibacter ginsenosidivorax genomic region, the following are encoded:
- a CDS encoding ATP-binding protein — protein MCLALSCLVNRAVAQQAAIIRGSDFGKHNQVFLDDSLWFFHPGELPGQNQSITSTAGWDTLHNTIFGKTNAPRQWRGMGWFGLWVRADTALVNKKLFISINHDGASELFLDGKPIGGYGKVGHSAHQMEAIRAPRELIPLWLADTRPHLLTIRYSNFFGVYSNFLGFQLSIGDYVKRAQKTSDGKRLLDYLPMFAAAQLILGLLHFLFFLFYPRQKLNAYYALFVLLIGINGIAVYQFYLTPYPSIQYLADFTTFACKALIMWSAVILLYVLNYRRVPRWRVAALTVITLFYFTSYILTFWVFRADKWDDYFSVAYFVCMMDGLWSAAQVIKRGQKDAWLIGIGVGTIILVYFFAWDDTFSVWAYGLNSMRLFVMGAGSLVLPFCLSLYLALDFARTNQNLTVKLREVENLSARALAQEAEKTELIATEARRLEQIVQLRTAELKEQADKLMELDAVKSRFFTNITHEFKTPLTLIMNPAKELLHTATGDTNRNLRLIISNAERLLQLINQLLDLSKVESGLMGINLAPVDFVALIRLHTLSYESLALQKGISLHFKADQDVFWMLTDRDKMDKVILNILSNALKFTDEGTIEITLCQNLEAQTNTFTLTIRDTGKGIPAAKLPYIFTRFYQADPSDTRSEEGTGIGLALTKELVELMGGQITADSTEGLFTLIRIDMPYRAADAVIEQASELVFNELFTPMATTDEVLVADESSPLILLIEDHPELREFIRQSLGGRYRLITAGDGEEGITLGLKHIPNLVITDLMMPRVSGYEVSKTLKGDEKTSHIPVIILTARADVDSRIQGIETGADGYLAKPFDQRELLALIENLINIREQLRLRYSTSDLWLKNTIVLPSIEQDFIARIRQAVESHLNEEGYSADQLASDMGLSRTQLHRKLKGLIGQAPGELIRIVRLQYAHDLLERRVATVSEVAYMVGFGSPASFSASFSRHFGFAPSKVVEA, from the coding sequence ATGTGCCTGGCATTATCGTGCTTGGTAAACCGGGCAGTTGCGCAACAGGCCGCCATAATACGGGGCAGCGATTTCGGCAAACATAACCAGGTATTTCTTGATGATTCCCTTTGGTTTTTCCATCCCGGCGAATTGCCTGGCCAAAACCAGTCTATAACCAGCACTGCCGGTTGGGATACCCTGCACAATACCATTTTTGGCAAAACTAATGCGCCACGGCAATGGCGGGGCATGGGTTGGTTTGGTTTATGGGTAAGGGCGGATACAGCGCTGGTAAACAAAAAACTCTTCATCAGTATTAATCATGATGGTGCTTCTGAACTATTTTTGGATGGCAAACCTATAGGTGGCTACGGAAAGGTTGGACACTCGGCACACCAAATGGAAGCTATCCGTGCACCAAGGGAACTAATACCGCTTTGGTTAGCCGATACCCGCCCTCACCTGCTTACCATCCGGTATTCAAATTTTTTTGGTGTTTACTCCAATTTCCTGGGATTCCAGCTTTCTATCGGCGATTATGTAAAACGTGCCCAAAAAACAAGCGATGGTAAACGGCTGCTTGATTATTTGCCCATGTTTGCTGCTGCGCAGTTAATATTGGGGCTTTTACATTTCCTGTTTTTCCTGTTTTACCCCAGGCAAAAGCTTAATGCCTATTATGCGCTGTTTGTATTGCTGATAGGCATCAACGGAATTGCTGTTTACCAATTTTATTTAACACCATACCCATCGATACAATACCTTGCCGATTTTACAACTTTTGCGTGCAAGGCGCTCATTATGTGGTCGGCGGTAATTTTGCTGTACGTGCTTAATTACCGCCGGGTACCACGCTGGCGCGTGGCGGCATTAACCGTCATTACGCTGTTTTATTTTACAAGTTATATTTTAACGTTTTGGGTTTTCAGGGCGGATAAATGGGATGACTATTTTTCGGTAGCCTATTTTGTGTGTATGATGGATGGGTTATGGTCGGCAGCACAGGTTATTAAAAGGGGACAAAAAGATGCATGGCTTATTGGCATTGGTGTTGGCACCATAATATTGGTTTATTTTTTTGCCTGGGATGATACGTTTTCTGTTTGGGCCTATGGGCTCAACTCCATGCGCTTGTTTGTTATGGGCGCCGGATCATTGGTACTGCCGTTTTGTTTATCACTTTACCTTGCGCTTGATTTTGCACGCACTAATCAAAATCTTACAGTAAAACTGCGGGAGGTTGAAAACCTATCAGCCCGGGCCCTTGCCCAGGAGGCCGAGAAAACTGAACTGATAGCCACAGAGGCCCGGCGACTGGAGCAAATTGTGCAACTGCGTACTGCTGAGCTAAAAGAACAGGCCGATAAACTGATGGAGTTGGATGCGGTAAAATCGCGCTTTTTTACCAATATTACCCACGAGTTTAAAACGCCGCTTACACTAATCATGAACCCGGCTAAGGAGTTATTGCATACCGCTACCGGAGATACTAATAGAAACCTCCGGCTGATTATTTCCAATGCCGAACGTTTGCTGCAGTTGATAAATCAGTTGCTTGATTTAAGCAAGGTAGAAAGCGGCCTTATGGGCATAAACCTTGCACCTGTAGATTTTGTGGCGCTTATAAGGCTGCATACGCTCTCCTACGAATCGCTCGCTTTACAAAAAGGCATTTCCCTGCATTTTAAAGCCGACCAGGATGTTTTTTGGATGCTAACCGACAGGGATAAGATGGACAAGGTAATCCTCAATATATTATCAAACGCACTAAAATTTACTGACGAAGGGACCATAGAAATTACTTTATGCCAAAATTTGGAAGCACAAACCAACACCTTTACGCTTACCATAAGGGATACAGGTAAAGGGATACCCGCCGCCAAGCTGCCGTACATTTTTACCCGCTTTTACCAGGCCGATCCGTCGGATACGCGATCGGAAGAGGGCACCGGTATTGGCCTGGCGCTTACGAAAGAGCTGGTTGAATTGATGGGTGGTCAAATAACCGCCGACAGCACCGAGGGTTTGTTTACCCTTATCCGCATTGATATGCCATACCGGGCTGCCGATGCTGTTATTGAACAGGCATCGGAGTTGGTATTCAATGAATTATTTACGCCGATGGCAACTACCGATGAGGTTTTGGTGGCCGATGAAAGCAGCCCGCTCATCCTGCTTATTGAAGACCATCCTGAACTGAGGGAATTTATACGACAATCGTTAGGTGGCCGGTACCGGCTAATTACCGCAGGCGATGGTGAGGAAGGCATAACACTTGGTTTAAAGCACATACCCAACCTGGTTATTACCGACTTGATGATGCCCAGGGTAAGTGGCTATGAAGTGAGCAAAACGCTTAAAGGAGATGAAAAAACCAGCCATATTCCGGTGATCATCCTAACCGCCAGGGCCGACGTAGACAGCCGCATCCAGGGTATAGAAACCGGTGCCGATGGTTATTTGGCCAAACCCTTCGATCAGCGGGAATTGCTCGCCTTAATCGAAAATCTAATCAATATACGCGAGCAATTACGACTGCGCTACAGTACAAGCGACCTCTGGCTTAAAAACACCATCGTTCTGCCGTCAATTGAGCAGGATTTTATAGCGAGAATACGCCAGGCTGTTGAAAGCCACCTAAATGAAGAAGGTTACAGTGCCGATCAGCTTGCCTCAGATATGGGACTTAGCCGCACGCAATTACACCGTAAATTAAAAGGCCTTATTGGCCAGGCCCCGGGCGAACTCATCCGGATTGTTCGCCTGCAATATGCGCATGACCTTTTAGAACGCCGCGTGGCAACGGTATCCGAGGTGGCATATATGGTTGGCTTTGGCAGCCCTGCCAGCTTCTCGGCCAGTTTCTCGCGCCATTTCGGCTTCGCCCCAAGCAAGGTAGTTGAGGCCTAA